The Candidatus Limnocylindrales bacterium genome includes the window GCGGCACAAACGGCTTATAAAGTAGCTACTGCCCAGCTAAAAGAAGCAGAAGAGCGTTTGAAACTCCTCAAAGAGGGTCCCCGAAAAGAGCAAATCGAACAAGCCCGTGCAGCGTTGATGCAGGCCAAAGAGACGCTTACTCTGGTCAAAAAAGGTCCTCGTAAAGAGACCATCGATCAAGCCCGTGCCCGCCTGGACCAGGCTAACCAGGCCCTGGCAATGGCAGAAACCCAGTTAGACTATGCAACCCTGGTCTCACCGATCTCCGGGGTTGTGCTGTCTAAGAACGTCGAGCCGGGAGAATATGTTGCTCCCGGAACACCGGTTGTTACCCTTGGTAATCTGGATAATGTGTGGTTACGGGCCTATATCAACGAAACCGACCTGGGTCGCGTGAAAGTAGGCCAACGGGTGCAGGTGACCACCGATACCTATCCAGGTAAAGTATATGAAGGACACATTTCCTTCATTGCTTCGCAGGCAGAGTTTACACCCAAGAATGTGCAGACCGAGAAGGAGCGCGTGAAGCTTGTTTATCGCATTAAAATCCATATCCCCAATCCCAATATGGAGCTGAAACCTGGAATGCCCGCCGACGCAGATATTCTGATCTCCAGTACTGACAGGGAGGAGGTTTTAAAATGAGGAAACCTGAACTACGTCAAGATGCAGCAGCTAAAGAATGGGTTATGAGGGTCGTAAGCCATGCCAGGCGGTTATCTGTGTTTGCAGTAAGGACGCCGACATGCCCAAGCCGATGGATATTGGAGGTATATCATGGAAGCTATTAAGATCAGCCGTCTTACAAAGACCTTTGGGGACCTACGAGCGGTTGATGACCTTACTCTTGGTGTATCTCAAGGAGAAATCTTCGGACTTGTGGGCCCGGACGGGGCCGGGAAGACCACTACCCTGCGACTCCTCACGGCGATTCTGAGTCCTACTTCGGGAGATGCCTGGATAATGGGCAAACATATCGTTCGGGAAGCAGAAGCTCTTAAGGAAGAGATCGGTTACCTGAGCCAGCGCTTTGGACTCTACCCGGACCTGACGGTAATGGAAAATATCCATTTCTATGCAGATATCTATGGTGTACCACGCAGGAGTCGAGACTCAAAGATTGATAGGTTACTCTCTTTCAGTAATTTAACCCCTTTCAAAAACCGTCTGGCAGGAAATTTATCCGGTGGAATGAAGCAAAAGCTTGGCCTGATTTGTGCGCTGATCCATACCCCAAAGGTACTCTTCCTGGATGAGCCGACCAACGGGGTGGATCCCCTTTCACGCCGGGACTTCTGGCGCATCCTGTATCAACTACTTCGTGAGAAAGTTACCATCTTTATTTCCACCGCTTATCTCGATGAAGCCGAGCGCTGCAATCGGGTGGGTCTCATCCATAAAGGCAGGCTTCTTGCCTGTGGAACCCCCCTGGAGGTGAAGAAGTTGATGCAGGGAACCATCCTGGAGGTTCGCCCCTCAGAGCCCCACAAAGCTACAACTCTCCTGCGCCAACGGTTTGGAGCCGACCTGGTAAGCCTGTTCGGTGATCGTGTTCACGTTATAACTCAGGAGCCAGACCGGACCCTGGTTCAGGTGGAAGGAATCCTCACCGAGGCTGGTCTTAAAGTCCTGGACACGCAATCTACCGAACCGACGCTTGAGGATGTGTTTATCTCGGTTCTTGCCAGGGATAAAGGGTGAAGGGGAAGGGGGAAGTGTGGGGGGTATGGAGGTAGGAGAGTATGGAGGTTTGGGTAAGTTGCCTCCACTCCTCCACTTCCCCACTTCCCCGCTTCCCCACTCCCATACTTCCATACCCCCACACTTCAATAACAGAAAAGAGGACCATGAACACCGGTAAAAATGAAAAGGCTGTAATCGTAAAGGACCTGGAAAAGCGGTTTGGTAGCTTCATTGCTGTGAATCGTATTAGTTTCGAGGTTGCCAAAGGGGAGATTTTCGGTTTCCTGGGTCCCAACGGTTCGGGCAAATCCACAACAATTCGTATGCTGTGTGGTATTCTGGCTCCTACTGCCGGGACAGGAACGGTTGCTGGATTTGATCTTCGTACCGAAGCGGAAAAGATCAAGGCCCATATTGGTTACATGAGCCAGAAGTTCTCGCTCTACGAGGATCTCACCGTCGAGGAGAATATAACCTTCTACAGTGGCATCTACCGCATCCCTCCGGAAAAAAAGAAAGAACGTAAGGAATGGGTCATGGAGATGGCCGGTCTCAAGGAGCATCGACATTCTCAAACAGCCATTCTGTCGGGCGGTTGGAAACAGCGATTAGCCCTGGGGTGTGCCATTCTCCACGAGCCGCCGATTCTCTTCCTGGACGAACCCACATCGGGTGTGGACCCTATCAGTCGTCGTCAGTTCTGGGATCTGATCTATGAGCTTTCTGGCAAAGGAGTGACGGTCTTCGTCACCACCCACTACCTGGATGAGGCCGAATATTGCCATCGCATCGGCTTTATCCACCAAGGTGAGTTGATTGCCGTGGGAACCCCCCAGGTGCTCAAGACCGAATTCATACAAGAAGATATCCTGGAAGTCTTGTGTGAACGGCCTCAGGACGTAATAGATGAGATCGAGAAGGTGGCAGGTGTCAAGGAAGTCACTCTGTTCGGTCAAGGATTGCATATCACAACCGGGGAGAGCCGTAAGGTTTCGGCAATTGTTCAGAACCTCCTCAACGCGCGAGGTTATCCGGCCGACCGTATCAAGAAAATAGTCCCTTCCCTGGAAGATGTATTCGTTTCACTCCTTTCGGCCCGGAATCGAGACCTCACTCCTTCTTCCCATCCCCGCCCCTTTAGGCCCTCCCTCCCCCTCTCCCAGGTTGGGAAAGGCGAAAGGGAGAAGGGGAAGGAAAGGGAGAGAGAGGAGGTGGGAAGAGGTTCGACGATAAAGTTATTGCGAATTTGGGCAATTGCCCGTAAGGAGTTTACCCATATCATCCGCGATCCCCGAAGCCTCGGAATGGCCATTGCCATTCCCATACTCATGTTGGTACTCTTTGGTTACGCACTGACGTTAGACGTGGATAACGTGCCGATGGTTATCTGGGATCAGGACAATTCCAAGATAAGTCAGGAGTTTATCAGTCACTTCGATGGTTCTCGCTATTTCTCGATTCGGGGATATGCCCGTAACTAT containing:
- a CDS encoding ABC transporter permease, with amino-acid sequence MNTGKNEKAVIVKDLEKRFGSFIAVNRISFEVAKGEIFGFLGPNGSGKSTTIRMLCGILAPTAGTGTVAGFDLRTEAEKIKAHIGYMSQKFSLYEDLTVEENITFYSGIYRIPPEKKKERKEWVMEMAGLKEHRHSQTAILSGGWKQRLALGCAILHEPPILFLDEPTSGVDPISRRQFWDLIYELSGKGVTVFVTTHYLDEAEYCHRIGFIHQGELIAVGTPQVLKTEFIQEDILEVLCERPQDVIDEIEKVAGVKEVTLFGQGLHITTGESRKVSAIVQNLLNARGYPADRIKKIVPSLEDVFVSLLSARNRDLTPSSHPRPFRPSLPLSQVGKGEREKGKEREREEVGRGSTIKLLRIWAIARKEFTHIIRDPRSLGMAIAIPILMLVLFGYALTLDVDNVPMVIWDQDNSKISQEFISHFDGSRYFSIRGYARNYREVERAIDSGQVLLALVIPTDFAQRIESGRSVSVQLIVDGSDSNTAIIAIGYVEAVTLTYSRSIAIEEIQRVGGRTPYLPLELRPRVWFNTDMESKNYIIPGLIAVITMVIAALLTSLTVAREWERGTMEQLISTPVKGQELILGKLLPYLAIGMFNVLLAVLMGQFVFQVPLHGNVALLFGVAFIFVTGALSLGMLISIVTKNQLLANQLAMVLTFLPSFLLSGFVYAISNMPQLLQLITYLIPARYFMTLLKGIYLKGVGLEILAMETGLLTLFSAAMVTLANLKFKKKLE
- a CDS encoding efflux RND transporter periplasmic adaptor subunit, whose protein sequence is MKNKKKLIILFSILIIAVLLIYEYIQGRSGKEPNILRVSGNIEITDAEISFKIAGRVEERLVSEGERVQAGQVVARLDHTELVHQVALRKAEVEVARAALAELEAGPRPEEIAQAEAVVRKAQAQLDELLAGSRPQDIAVAEAAVQRAKVEVNRLKADYERRYKLYQEGILSTNEYEAAQTAYKVATAQLKEAEERLKLLKEGPRKEQIEQARAALMQAKETLTLVKKGPRKETIDQARARLDQANQALAMAETQLDYATLVSPISGVVLSKNVEPGEYVAPGTPVVTLGNLDNVWLRAYINETDLGRVKVGQRVQVTTDTYPGKVYEGHISFIASQAEFTPKNVQTEKERVKLVYRIKIHIPNPNMELKPGMPADADILISSTDREEVLK
- a CDS encoding ABC transporter ATP-binding protein — its product is MEAIKISRLTKTFGDLRAVDDLTLGVSQGEIFGLVGPDGAGKTTTLRLLTAILSPTSGDAWIMGKHIVREAEALKEEIGYLSQRFGLYPDLTVMENIHFYADIYGVPRRSRDSKIDRLLSFSNLTPFKNRLAGNLSGGMKQKLGLICALIHTPKVLFLDEPTNGVDPLSRRDFWRILYQLLREKVTIFISTAYLDEAERCNRVGLIHKGRLLACGTPLEVKKLMQGTILEVRPSEPHKATTLLRQRFGADLVSLFGDRVHVITQEPDRTLVQVEGILTEAGLKVLDTQSTEPTLEDVFISVLARDKG